One region of Quercus lobata isolate SW786 chromosome 2, ValleyOak3.0 Primary Assembly, whole genome shotgun sequence genomic DNA includes:
- the LOC115976803 gene encoding uncharacterized protein LOC115976803 translates to MELFQNAQVVRLRGHHDKFLFADDDEKSVSQDPNGSVKNARWTLEMVKNANVLRFKSCYGKYLTVSNMPFLLGMTGKKVLQTFPKRLDSSVEWEHNRDGFQVKLKTRYGQYLRGNGGVPPWRNPITHDIRHSTATSNWLLWDVDIVEIQRHSTLYLDQCYKVLVEPVP, encoded by the coding sequence ATGGAACTTTTTCAAAATGCCCAAGTAGTACGCCTCCGAGGCCACCACGACAAGTTCCTATTTGCCGATGATGATGAAAAATCTGTAAGCCAAGATCCCAATGGTTCGGTCAAGAACGCTAGATGGACCTTGGAGATGGTTAAAAATGCCAATGTTTTACGTTTCAAAAGCTGTTATGGAAAGTACTTAACAGTCTCCAACATGCCATTTCTATTAGGAATGACAGGGAAGAAAGTGCTACAAACATTTCCAAAAAGATTGGATTCCTCGGTTGAATGGGAACACAATAGAGACGGATTCCAGGTCAAGCTCAAAACACGTTATGGCCAATACTTGCGTGGAAATGGGGGTGTGCCGCCTTGGCGGAACCCGATCACACATGATATTCGACATAGTACTGCAACATCGAATTGGCTTCTGTGGGATGTGGATATCGTAGAGATTCAAAGGCATTCTACACTATACCTCGACCAATGTTACAAGGTGCTAGTCGAACCGGTTCCTTAG